The Streptomyces rubrogriseus genomic sequence CCCACACCTACGACGAGAACGGCGACATCGACCTCATCGCCGTCGAACACGCCCTCAACGGCCAGCCCGTCACCCTCACCCAAGCCGAGCAGCTGTACACGGCCCGGCTCCTCCACGACCGCGGCTACGGGCCGTCCGCCATCGGCCGGCGCATCCGCGCCGACCACTCCACCGTCACCGCCTGGCGCGACAACGGATGGAAGCCCGTCGCCGTGCACCCCAAAAGCCGGAAGAAGACCACGGCATGAGCGGAAGCACGGACCAGCGACGTGCGCCCCCGACCTCACCAGCGGGGCGAGACACGAGGTTCGCCCACGCAGCCACGGTGCGTAAACGGGCAGGTCAGAGCGCGTTTGGAGGCTCTCCGCCACCCGGAGAACCTACACGGAACAGGTTGCGGAGAACACGACAAAGGCCCCGCGGAAGCGGGGCCAGGAGGACGAGAGGAGAGGCCAGTGCTAGTCGCCAAGAGCGCGCCGTTGAGCAACGGCCATGGCTTCTCCGAGCATGCGCGCCTTGTGCGCGTCGTCGGAAGTCGTGCCGGCTTCCAGCTCCCTCAGGTAGCCACGCAGTTCGCGGAGCGTCATGTAGTCCTCGTAGCTCACGATCACAGCCGCTTCCTTGCCCCGGTTGATGAGGACGGTCGGCTCGTTGGCGTAGCGGGCGCGCGAGATGACCTCACCGAGGACGTTGCGGGCTTCGGCGATCTTGGCGCGGTGCTCGGTGGGGGTCGCGGTCATGGCAACAGCGTAGCGGATTTGTCACGCTGCACACCACGGCGACTTCGCTTTCTTAGCTATGATGGGCATGAGCGGGGCGGCAGTGACAAGCCGCCTTAGAGGCCCTGGTTCCGCGCGCCCAAAAGCCCCTCAACCAGCACTCTCCGAAAGAAGCCCCGATGCCTTGGGTCAAGTTGGACGACCGGTTCCCGTCGCACCGCAAGATCGCCTTGCTGTCCGACCGGGCGTTCCGGCTGCACGTGTCCGCGATCTGCTGGTGCGCCGAGAACCTCACCGACGGCCGCATCAGTGACCGCGAGCTGGCCCTCGTGACCCGCGTGCGAGGCGTCAAGGCGACCGCCAAGCAGCTGGAGGACGCCGGCCTGTGGGACCGCACCGACGACGGCTGGCAGATCCACGACTACCTCGACTACAACCCGTCCCGCGAACAGGTGCTCATCGAGCGGAAGAAGAACGCCGAGCGACAGGAGCGCTTCAGGCGCCGCAAGAACGGCAGGCCGACCCCACCCAGTAACGGGGGCAGTAACGGCGTTACGCCCGACGACGAAACGCGCGACGGCGACACGACGGCGACACGACGGAAGCACGACGGCGACACGACGGCGACACGAAGCAACACCGTTCAGAACGAAGAACCCCAGGTCAACGAGATTCGTAACGCCGTTACTAACGACGCCCCGACCCGACCCGACCCGAACCCCATATCTATGGCTGATGTAGATGGGGAGAGTGCAGGTTCTGTAGCGCGCACGGTTGAGCGGTCTGACGACCGCCTCACCCCCATCGATGTCGACGGCTTCGAACTCACCGACGCCATGCGCGCATGGTCCCTGCGCACCTTCGGCCCCAGCCTCGACGTCGACTACGAGACCGCCCAGTTCATCGATCACTTCCGCGCCCAGAACACGCGCCGCCCCAACTGGCCGGCCGAGTGGCAGAAGTGGATCCGCCGCTCCGCCAAGTTCGCCTCCGAGCGTGCCAACCGACCGCCCCTCCGCGCAGTCTCTGGCGGCTATCAGCCGTACCGCGATCCCACCGACGAGTCCGTCTACGACAAGGACCTCTGACATGCAGTACATCCCGCCGAACAACCTGCGAGGCCACGACCTCGCTCCGCTGCTGGCCGCCCGCGGCCTCCCCGCGGACTGGCTGGAGGTCAACGACTTCGACCCGCACAGCCCGCAGAACGTCGCCCGCCACACCTACAGCGAGGTCGCCGCCCTCGTTCCGTTCCACTACCGGTCCGCGGCGCCCACGCTGCCCGAGCTGCGGCAGTGGATCGACGTCCTGGTCGGTGCGGCGAAGGAAGCCCAGGCGGCCCGCAACGCTCCGATGGCCACCGTGCTGCACGGCCCCTCGCTGCTCCTCCTCGGCCGCGTCGGCACCGGCAAGACCTACGAGTCCTACGGGGCGATGCGGGAGCTGGCCGTCACCGGGGTCCGCGCCCAGTGGCACGTGACCACGGCCGCCGACCTGTACGCCGCCCTGCGTCCCCGGCACGGCATCGACTCGGAGGCCGAGTTCCGCACCTACCGCGACGCCCCGCTGCTCCTCGTCGACGACCTCGGGGCTGGCGGGAAGCCGTCCGAGTTCACGGAAGAAGTCAACTTCCGGCTGATCAACCACCGGTACGAGCGGCAGCTGCCGACCCTGTTCACGTCGAACGCCGACGCCGACAAGCTCCGCGACCGCCTCGGCGACCGGGTCACCTCCCGGCTGCGGGAGATGTGCCAGCGCGTCGTCGTCAAGGGCACCGACCGCCGGAGGGCCGCGTGATGAGCGGACCTACCCTGCGCCTGCTGTCCCTCGGTGCTGGCGTCCAGTCCACCACCCTGCTGCTGCTCGCCGCCGAAGGACGCCTCCCTGGCCTGGACGGCGCGATCTTTGCTGACACCGGCTGGGAGCCCGCCGCCGTGTACGAGCACCTCGACAAGTTGGAAGAGGAGATTGCCAAGCCTGCCGGGATCCCGATCTACCGGGTATCGACCGGCCGTATCCAGGACGACGTCCTCGACCCCGACAAGCAGCGCTCCCTGCCCGCACACACTCGGGACCCCGAAACGGGCGAGGACGGCATGCTGAACCGGCGCTGCACGCAGACGTACAAGCTCACGCCAATTCTGCGGCAGACCCGGCTGCTGCTCGGTGCGTCGACGTCGGACCCGGCACCGTGCCGGTACTGCGACGGCACCGGCACGCGGATCGCCCCGTGGCGGGCCAAGCGCAACGACATGACGTCTGGCCCATGCTCTGTCTGTGACGGCACCGGCACCCTCGCCCGCGTCAACCAGCCCCCGGCTGGCGCCTGGGCTGAGCAGTGGATCGGCTTCTCCACCGACGAGATCGGTCGCGTCTCCGACCGCGGCGACACGCGCTACTCGAAGTCCCGGCATCCGCTCCTGGAACTGAGCATGTCGCGCACCCAGTGCGACGCCTACCTGAAGCACCACGGCTGGACGTCGGTGGAGAAGTCCGCCTGCATCGGTTGCCCGTTCCATGGCAACGCCGAGTGGCGCCGTATGCGGGACACCGACCCCCAGTCGTGGCAGGAGGCCATCCGCTTCGACAAGGCGTACCGGACCGGGCCCGGCCTGCGCCACCAAAGGTTCCTGCACATCTCCCGCAAGCCCCTTGACGAGGCACCCATCGACAAGATCCGCCGCTCCGAGTGGCAGATGGACACGATCTTCGATGCCGCCTACGAGGCCGAACTTGCCGAACAGGGCGACC encodes the following:
- a CDS encoding type II toxin-antitoxin system Phd/YefM family antitoxin, translating into MTATPTEHRAKIAEARNVLGEVISRARYANEPTVLINRGKEAAVIVSYEDYMTLRELRGYLRELEAGTTSDDAHKARMLGEAMAVAQRRALGD
- a CDS encoding ATP-binding protein, with product MQYIPPNNLRGHDLAPLLAARGLPADWLEVNDFDPHSPQNVARHTYSEVAALVPFHYRSAAPTLPELRQWIDVLVGAAKEAQAARNAPMATVLHGPSLLLLGRVGTGKTYESYGAMRELAVTGVRAQWHVTTAADLYAALRPRHGIDSEAEFRTYRDAPLLLVDDLGAGGKPSEFTEEVNFRLINHRYERQLPTLFTSNADADKLRDRLGDRVTSRLREMCQRVVVKGTDRRRAA
- a CDS encoding adenine nucleotide alpha hydrolase family protein, encoding MSGPTLRLLSLGAGVQSTTLLLLAAEGRLPGLDGAIFADTGWEPAAVYEHLDKLEEEIAKPAGIPIYRVSTGRIQDDVLDPDKQRSLPAHTRDPETGEDGMLNRRCTQTYKLTPILRQTRLLLGASTSDPAPCRYCDGTGTRIAPWRAKRNDMTSGPCSVCDGTGTLARVNQPPAGAWAEQWIGFSTDEIGRVSDRGDTRYSKSRHPLLELSMSRTQCDAYLKHHGWTSVEKSACIGCPFHGNAEWRRMRDTDPQSWQEAIRFDKAYRTGPGLRHQRFLHISRKPLDEAPIDKIRRSEWQMDTIFDAAYEAELAEQGDPDGCSPWACRSGQPVINDEEEAA